The following proteins are encoded in a genomic region of Sesamum indicum cultivar Zhongzhi No. 13 linkage group LG8, S_indicum_v1.0, whole genome shotgun sequence:
- the LOC105167228 gene encoding 14 kDa zinc-binding protein has protein sequence MAAPAMAAMNSVSLLRGPLSLRALHFIRISNPVPRNPLFRAPFHFRRVSSSVSAISDEEAAARAAAVNADSGAPTIFDKIISKEIPSTIVYEDEAVLAFRDISPQAPVHVLVIPKLRDGLTELGKAEKRHEEILGRLLYAAKIVAEKEGIIDGFRVVVNSGPSACQSVYHLHLHVLGGRQMKWPPG, from the exons ATGGCGGCGCCGGCGATGGCAGCCATGAATTCCGTCTCTCTCTTACG TGGTCCCTTGTCTCTCCGAGCACTGCACTTTATCAGAATTTCAAATCCCGTCCCCCGGAATCCACTGTTTCGCGCTCCTTTTCACTTCCGCAG AGTCTCATCGTCGGTAAGTGCTATAAGTGATGAAGAGGCTGCTGCTAGAGCTGCTGCAGTCAATGCTGATAGTGGCGCACCAACAAT ATTTGACAAGATTATTTCAAAGGAGATCCCTTCAACCATTGTATATGAGGACGAAGCAGTACTTGCTTTTAGAGATATCAGCCCACAGGCTCCTGTTCATGTTCTTGTCATTCCGAAGTTAAGAGATGGTTTAACCGAACTTGGCAAg GCTGAAAAAAGACATGAAGAGATATTGGGTCGCCTTCTTTATGCTGCCAAGATAGTGGCAGAGAAAGAAGGCATCATTGATGGTTTTCGTGTTGTTGTTAATAGTGGCCCATCTGCTT gtCAATCAGTTTACCATCTTCACTTACATGTGCTAGGAGGGAGACAGATGAAATGGCCACCAGGTTAA
- the LOC105167227 gene encoding probable arabinosyltransferase ARAD1 — MNLRPKLRSPPPTTSSFSSPPTSPLSHHTRTTLSKMPRKSLIRPTLALASLLSLFALYSFLFYTPPNYSTKTSINLINHNFPSLSDPNDINKKVKIYMYDLPRRFTYGVIQSYTAARGGESVGTDALLKYPGNQHSAEWYLFLDLNRQSDERVYSAVTRVMDPEKADLFYVPFFSSLSLIVNPIRPATLNVSPDRPVYNDEQTQEALMEWLEEQGYWKRNNGWDHVFICQDPNALYKVIDRVKNGVLLVSDFGRLARNQASLVKDVILPYSHRINTYKGDIGLENRKSLLFFMGNRYRKEGGKIRDLLFQVLENEEDVIIKHGAQSRESRRIASRGMHTSRFCLHPAGDTPSACRLFDAIVSLCVPVIVSDYIELPFEDVIDYRKIAIFVDSNTAVRPGNLVKMLRRVSSEKILEFQKELNEVKRYFEYEDPNGTVKEIWRQVSLKLPLVKLMSNRVKRIVLRDSMEPDCSCLCSNQSGVHTTL; from the exons ATGAATCTCCGGCCCAAACTCAGATCGCCGCCACCCACCACctcctctttctcttctcctcCCACATCACCACTTTCCCACCATACCAGAACCACACTCTCCAAGATGCCCCGTAAATCTCTCATACGCCCCACTCTCGCCCTCGCCTCCCTCCTCTCCCTTTTTGCCCTCTACTCCTTCCTTTTCTACACCCCTCCCAATTATAGCACTAAGacctcaattaatttaatcaatcacAACTTCCCTTCTCTTTCTGATCCTAATGATATCAACAAGAaggtcaaaatatatatgtatgatttGCCTAGGAGATTTACGTACGGGGTTATTCAGAGCTACACGGCGGCGCGTGGAGGAGAATCTGTGGGGACCGACGCGCTGCTCAAGTATCCTGGCAACCAGCACTCCGCTGAATGGTacttatttttggatttaaatCGTCAGAGTGACGAAAGGGTCTACTCGGCAGTGACTCGGGTAATGGACCCGGAAAAGGCCGACCTTTTCTACGTGCCATTTTTCTCTTCCTTGAGTCTCATCGTCAATCCGATTCGACCCGCCACTCTGAACGTCTCTCCTGACAGGCCTGTTTATAATGATGAGCAAACCCAG GAGGCTTTGATGGAGTGGTTGGAGGAACAAGGATATTGGAAGAGGAATAATGGGTGGGATCATGTATTTATATGTCAGGATCCCAATGCTTTGTACAAGGTCATTGATAGGGTCAAGAATGGGGTTCTATTGGTTTCAGATTTTGGGAGGTTGGCTCGCAATCAAGCTTCCCTAGTGAAGGATGTCATTCTACCATATTCACACCGCATTAATACATACAAGGGGGATATTGGCCTGGAGAATCGCAAGTCACTGCTATTCTTTATGGGAAATCGCTATAGAAAAGAG GGTGGTAAGATTCGAGATTTGCTTTTCCAAGTGCTTGAGAATGAAGAGGATGTCATTATCAAACACGGGGCGCAGTCTAGGGAGAGTCGTCGCATAGCATCACGAGGAATGCATACATCAAGGTTTTGTTTACATCCAGCTGGTGATACTCCATCAGCTTGCCGACTTTTTGACGCTATTGTGAGTTTATGTGTGCCTGTGATTGTGAGTGACTACATTGAGTTGCCTTTTGAAGATGTCATAGACTATAGAAAGATTGCCATTTTTGTTGATTCCAATACTGCTGTTAGACCTGGAAACTTGGTGAAAATGCTGAGGAGGGTCAGTTCCGAGAAAATTTTGGAGTTCCAAAAGGAATTGAATGAG GTGAAGAGATACTTCGAGTATGAGGATCCGAATGGGACTGTGAAAGAAATTTGGCGCCAAGTTTCTCTAAAGCTGCCTTTGGTCAAACTTATGAGCAACCGCGTCAAAAGGATTGTGCTCAGGGACTCGATGGAGCCAGACTGTTCGTGCCTCTGCTCAAACCAGTCAGGGGTGCATACAACACTATGA
- the LOC105167226 gene encoding uncharacterized protein LOC105167226, translating to MDLGAEELQFLCISDILKESISIPKQSPKTFSLVTLTLIFPLSFAILAHSLFTHPILSELQTDPTAPASDWTKLLIFQFCYLIFLFAFSLLSTAAVVFTVASLYTSKPVSFSSTIAAIPTVFKRLFITFLWVSLSMLVYNIVLLGFLILLIIAMDMQNILLLLFSVMVVLLLFLGIHVYINALWHLASVVSVLEPVYGLAAMKKSYELLKGKIGMGFVLVFCYLAVCGVINMFFGGIVVHGGNDYRVLTRIMVGGFLVGLLVIVNLVGLLVQSVFYYVCKSYHHQGIDKSALYDHLGGYLGEYVPLKSSIQMENLDA from the coding sequence ATGGATCTTGGTGCAGAAGAGCTTCAATTCTTGTGCATTTCCGACATCCTCAAGGAATCAATTTCCATCCCCAAACAGTCTCCAAAAACCTTTTCCCTCGTAACTCTCACCTTAATTTTCCCTCTCTCATTCGCTATTTTAGCTCATTCTCTCTTCACCCACCCTATCCTCTCAGAGCTTCAAACCGACCCCACTGCCCCTGCCTCCGATTGGACGAAGCTCCTCATTTTCCAATTCTGCTACCTCATCTTCCTCTTTGCCTTCTCCCTCCTCTCCACGGCCGCCGTCGTCTTCACCGTCGCCTCCCTCTATACCTCCAAGCCTGTCTCTTTCTCCTCCACCATTGCCGCCATCCCTACAGTTTTCAAGCGCCTCTTCATCACCTTTTTATGGGTTTCTCTTTCCATGCTAGTCTACAACATTGTCTTATTGGGGTTTCTTATTCTTCTCATTATTGCCATGGACATGcagaatattttattgttactaTTTTCAGTGATGGTTGTGCTCTTGTTGTTTTTGGGCATCCATGTTTATATAAACGCGTTATGGCATCTGGCCAGCGTTGTGTCTGTTCTGGAGCCTGTTTACGGTTTGGCTGCCATGAAGAAGAGCTATGAGTTGTTGAAGGGAAAGATTGGCATGggttttgttcttgttttctgCTACTTGGCTGTCTGTGGGGTGATCAACATGTTTTTTGGGGGAATTGTGGTCCATGGCGGCAATGATTACCGGGTGTTGACTAGGATTATGGTTGGCGGTTTCCTTGTTGGCTTATTGGTGATTGTGAATCTCGTGGGGCTGTTGGTGCAGAGTGTATTTTACTATGTCTGCAAGAGTTATCATCATCAGGGGATTGATAAGAGTGCACTGTATGATCATCTTGGCGGATATCTTGGGGAGTATGTGCCTCTCAAGAGCAGCATTCAGATGGAAAACTTGGATGCCTGA
- the LOC105167230 gene encoding transcription initiation factor TFIID subunit 8 — protein MRGTSLRQKQLPPRLDGVGPISESEFSFTITRVAVAQICHSVGFYGAQNSALEALTDITTRYLEAIGKLGAASSNSDRRTQSNLPDFIVALEDLASIQGFPGLSDIRSHSLWTSAVINDLMKLVKYRDEIPFAQPLPPKRSFVQGAKRKLLKHTGDNKRLYCNGGSWRHVPSWLPPVPVVEEKDKEQKGEVKWECWEEREEEKWDCRRETVERECNNENFQVSGKRGKVRFRMGVGLDNKVVRVRNLRVKGVTAGIGKRVNN, from the exons ATGAGGGGAACATCACTGCGTCAAAAGCAGCTGCCGCCACGCTTGGACGGGGTCGGCCCGATATCGGAATCGGAATTTTCATTTACCATAACCCGAGTGGCGGTGGCCCAGATCTGCCATTCTGTGGGCTTCTATGGAGCCCAAAACTCGGCCCTTGAAGCCCTGACAGACATCACCACAAGGTACTTGGAAGCAATAGGCAAATTGGGGGCAGCCTCCTCCAATTCCGATCGCCGCACTCAATCAAACCTCCCAGACTTCATCGTCGCACTGGAAGACTTGGCATCTATACAAGGTTTCCCGGGCTTGTCGGATATAAGATCACATTCCCTATGGACTTCAGCTGTGATTAATGATTTGATGAAATTGGTCAAGTACAGGGATGAAATCCCTTTTGCACAGCCGTTGCCGCCAAAGAGAAGTTTTGTTCAGGGTGCCAAGAGGAAATTATTGAAGCACACGGGCGATAATAAGAGATTGTATTGTAATGGCGG CAGTTGGAGGCATGTGCCAAGTTGGTTACCTCCGGTGCCAGTGGTGGAGGAGAAGGACAAGGAGCAGAAGGGGGAAGTAAAATGGGAATGTTGGGAGGAGAGGGAAGAGGAAAAATGGGACTGTAGGAGGGAGACGGTGGAAAGGGAGTgcaataatgaaaattttcaagtatCTGGAAAGAGAGGGAAAGTAAGATTCAGAATGGGAGTGGGATTAGATAATAAGGTTGTTAGGGTTAGGAATTTGAGGGTGAAGGGTGTAACTGCAGGGATTGGAAAAAGGGTTAACAATTag